The Paucidesulfovibrio gracilis DSM 16080 genomic interval TGAAATGCGGGAGAAAAGTCCGCTTCGCCTTTTTTTTCCTGTTCCAGGGTGGGCATGCAACATTGCGCCGGGGCATTGTCCCCTTCGGGCTGCTCGTCCTCGTACGCCCAGCCCACGGGTTCGGACTGGATACCCAGTACGTCGAGAAAGGTTGCAAGTTCGGTGTTCACGGTTCAGCCTCCAGATTGTTCAGGTTGGCTATCATACGCCGCGCCAAGCGGAAAAATAGCTCCGCTTCCTCACGGCTGAGTCCGAAAAATGCCTCGCGGTTCACATTGTGGGCAACATCCAGCGCCCGCTCTTCCAGGTCACGCGCCTTGTCCGTCAAATGCACCAAAGCGCGTCTGCGGTCCTCCGGGTCGGGTTCGCGCCGAATCAGCCCGTCGCGCTCCATGCGCGTCAATGTTCGGGCCATGGTGGATTGGTCCACGCTGAGACAGCGACAAAGCTCGGCCTGCGTGCGGCCGTCGCGCTCCCAAAGCCAGACCAGCGGGCCAAATTGCCCGGCGCAAAGGCCCATTTGCTGCAATTGGTGGGAAAGACGCACAAAAAAACGCCTCGCCAACAGATTGCTCCAATAACCGGGCGAATGCAGCCGATCAAACGCCTCGCCCAGAGCCTCGGCCGCTACTTCTTGCTTGTCCCTCAC includes:
- a CDS encoding MarR family winged helix-turn-helix transcriptional regulator, which gives rise to MRDKQEVAAEALGEAFDRLHSPGYWSNLLARRFFVRLSHQLQQMGLCAGQFGPLVWLWERDGRTQAELCRCLSVDQSTMARTLTRMERDGLIRREPDPEDRRRALVHLTDKARDLEERALDVAHNVNREAFFGLSREEAELFFRLARRMIANLNNLEAEP